A single genomic interval of Croceibacter atlanticus HTCC2559 harbors:
- a CDS encoding lysophospholipid acyltransferase family protein translates to MSLVRNFFILLWRIWFYLLMGLPLVIMFPILLISISKKSWYPFFFKLARFWGKLILYGMGFIPSRTYEQKPKPGHSYMFIANHTSMIDIMLMLHTIKNPFVFVGKAELAKIPIFGFFYKRTCILVDRNNASSRKAVFDSAKKRLDTGISICIFPEGGVPDDESVVLDVFKDGAFRLAIEHQIPIVPIVFYDNKARFSYTFFSGSLGKTRAKVLKFVNTKGKSQANRADLKSACRTEILNELKAQKIRS, encoded by the coding sequence ATGTCTTTAGTGCGTAATTTTTTTATCCTTCTGTGGCGCATTTGGTTTTACCTATTAATGGGTTTACCATTGGTCATTATGTTCCCTATTTTATTAATAAGCATTTCAAAAAAATCCTGGTATCCTTTCTTCTTTAAGTTAGCGCGTTTTTGGGGTAAACTTATTTTATATGGTATGGGTTTTATTCCTTCAAGAACGTATGAGCAAAAACCTAAACCAGGACATTCTTATATGTTTATAGCAAACCACACTAGTATGATAGATATTATGCTAATGCTACACACCATAAAAAATCCATTTGTTTTTGTAGGTAAAGCAGAGTTGGCTAAAATTCCAATTTTCGGTTTCTTTTATAAACGTACTTGTATTTTGGTAGATCGCAATAATGCATCAAGCAGAAAAGCTGTATTTGATAGTGCTAAAAAACGCTTAGATACAGGAATAAGTATTTGCATTTTTCCTGAAGGTGGTGTTCCAGATGATGAGTCTGTTGTATTAGATGTATTTAAAGATGGTGCATTTAGGCTGGCAATAGAGCATCAAATACCTATTGTGCCTATTGTATTTTATGATAATAAAGCTCGGTTTTCTTATACATTCTTTAGCGGTAGTTTAGGAAAAACAAGAGCTAAAGTTTTAAAGTTTGTTAATACAAAAGGGAAATCGCAAGCTAATAGAGCAGATTTAAAATCTGCGTGCAGAACTGAAATATTAAATGAATTAAAAGCACAAAAAATCCGCTCTTAA